TACGTGAAGAAACTCTTTTTTTACCGCTCTTTACTTCAGAAACATTTTCAGTCGGTATCAATATTTGCGATATAAATTCTGTCATTTCTTCGGGCTTTATTCTGCTATCCATACTGTTTTTGACTTTTTGCTCCTGGCCGCTCAAAGAATGAACTACGTACCAGCTCATACCCTTGCCACTTTGAGTAACCTCAAGTTCGCTAGCAGCAGGACTGCCTTCCTCTTTAACTTCGCGCTTATCGTTTTTAATCGAATTGTTTTCTTCAGGTTCACCCTGCCCTTCACCGCTATCCGCGTCTTCAGTAACTTTGCTACTATCATTTTCACTCGACACAGATTCTTCTTCCACTTCTTCGGTCTCTTGAGTTTCTTCTAGCGAGACTTCGTCGTCATTACTTTTTACTTCTTCAGTAGACTGCTCCTGATCAGGAGTGCATTCTTCATCAACAGGTGCACTCTCAGTGCTTGCCACAGTTTCTTCTTCGTTGATTATGTCATTTTTATTTTCATCAGTGTGCATATACATTTCCTTATAAACTTACTATCTTTCTTATTATTCCCGCTAATGCCCAATCAACA
The genomic region above belongs to Candidatus Ancaeobacter aquaticus and contains:
- the nusG gene encoding transcription termination/antitermination protein NusG — translated: MHTDENKNDIINEEETVASTESAPVDEECTPDQEQSTEEVKSNDDEVSLEETQETEEVEEESVSSENDSSKVTEDADSGEGQGEPEENNSIKNDKREVKEEGSPAASELEVTQSGKGMSWYVVHSLSGQEQKVKNSMDSRIKPEEMTEFISQILIPTENVSEVKSGKKRVSSRKFYPGYVLVNMIFNDDTWYFIKETPGVIGFIGAGKPVPLRDDEVNAVVTQIEEKKEKVKPKILFEIGEIVKVKEGPFINFTGSIEEINPDRGRLRVMVLIFGRATPVELEYWQVEKT